A genomic window from Fusarium oxysporum Fo47 chromosome VIII, complete sequence includes:
- a CDS encoding cytochrome c oxidase assembly protein CtaG/Cox11-domain-containing protein has translation MNVAPRLARSSARAASSQWSCFFCQNTRPKLQRNAFNFARNASNNARTGQPYTPTMEEIRAHYSKKNRTVAYYVLSTILGFVTLTYGSVPFYKMICQTTGWGGQPVRAHGGPGSGDEGDLASRVVPVRDAKRIKVTFSASVSDVLPWKFVPQQREVRVLPGETALAFYKATNKSDQDIIGVATYSVTPAQCAPYFSKIQCFCFEEQRLNAGETVDMPVFFYLDPDLLNDMNMKGVETVTLSYTFFKARYDNNGRFQRPMSA, from the exons ATGAACGTAGCGCCTCGACTCGCGCGAAGTTCAGCCCGAGCGGCTTCTTCACAATGGTCATGTTTCTTCTGCCAGAATACCCGACCGAAGCTCCAGCGAAATGCCTTCAACTTTGCCCGCAATGCATCGAATAACGCCCGCACGGGACAGCCTTATACACCTACGATGGAGGAGATTCGTGCGCATTATAGCAAGAAGAACAGGACCGTAGC GTACTACGTCTTGAGTACAATCCTCGGATTTGTAACTCTCACTTATGGCTCTGTGCCCTTCTACAAGATG ATCTGCCAAACCACCGGCTGGGGCGGTCAGCCTGTACGTGCCCACGGCGGTCCAGGATCAGGCGACGAAGGCGATCTCGCAAGCCGAGTCGTCCCCGTTAGAGACGCCAAGCGAATCAAAGTCACTTTCAGTGCCTCTGTCTCCGATGTCCTGCCCTGGAAGTTCGTCCCTCAACAGCGAGAAGTGCGAGTTCTCCCCGGTGAGACCGCACTGGCTTTCTACAAGGCCACCAACAAAAGTGACCAGGATATCATCGGAGTTGCTACCTACAGTGTGACACCTGCCCAGTGTGCGCCGTACTTCAGTAAGATCCAGTGTTTCTGCTTCGAGGAGCAGCGTCTCAATGCGGGCGAGACTGTGGACATGCCCGTTTTCTTCTACTTGGACCCTGATCTGCTCAATGATATGAACATGAAGGGCGTAGAGACTGTGACATTGAGTTACACCTTCTTCA AAGCCAGATACGATAACAATGGACGATTCCAGAGACCTATGTCTGCATAG